Genomic window (Acidicapsa ligni):
TCTGAGCCTTCCGCAAGCTGGCGGTTATAACTCGCAGCGGACAGGTAAGTTTCATCTCGAACAGGCGATATCGTTTGAGTCCGCATACACCGAGGTTGCAGGCAATAAAGAGACGAAGCCCGGGCATGGATGGAGCACTCTGGCCACCTCCGTCATTGAAGGCCTCAATATCCTGGAGATCGTCACTGCCGACAGAGTAGTCGCTCAAATCTCGACGGAGCATCCCCTGATCGGCCACGTGCCAACGATCAACTTCCTCGGTACACGCTTCGAAAATCTCCGCATCGCTGGACATCCCGTGCATCTCGATCTGGATCTGAAAATGCTCGGTCCTAAGCCCGAACAGGACGCGCCCTACACCAGTAATCGTAGCCTCTCAGATCGCATTGCCCAACAGCGTAAGCGCATCCTCAAGGATGAAAATCTTCCTGAAGAAGTACGTCAGGGATACAATCGTCCAGAAGAGAATAAGGATTCGGGGTTGTTGGAATGTTCCCTGGTCAATCAGGTAAATGGCACAATCCCTGGTCACGCAGCAGGGCATGTGATCCATGTGCCCAACTTCGGAACGATCCACCTCGCAGCAGTCCATGTCCACCACGAGGACTTCCAGAAGGGGACACCCCACCGTACAACAGTAGGTCTGAACATGATCGAAGCGCACATGGGCTGCGTAGCGGCAGGCAAAGTGGGAGTAGCAACAACGAAGACCAACGGCGTCACCAGACCCTGACATTATTGTTCTTTGCTATCTGGCTGCTTGTATCTTTCGCTCTGCTTGGGTTGAAAGATATAGGCCCGGAATGTGCACAATCTACTTACAATCATATAAGACAGTTATTTCTTCAGGGAGCTCTAGCCGATTCTCAAGTTGAGGCGGCGAGGGCGCGTAGTCGGTTTGCTGGTTCAAGTTCCGAGTGGGCCAGGAAGTTCCAGATCTTAGAAGCTGAGTCCATGCTCTGGCGTGGATTAAATGATCAAGTCCTGCAATCTTTTAGTGTGAACACGATAGCCTCTCCAGACATGGAATCTCGTGTCGAAGAGCTTTCGTTGCGGAGTGTTGCGCTCACGCATCTTGATCGCCTCGCCGAGGCGAATCAAGTAATAGCTGAGGCAAATCGCTTGTGTGATTTCGAGTCCTACAGCGCCTGTGGAGACATTATCCGTGCACGAGGAGTAATAGCCCTTGAACGCGGCGAGCAGCTTGAGGCCAAGCGTGATTTCCTGGAAAGCCTAAAGTATGCAAGTACCCATAAAGATGGACTACTCGAAACAACGGCGCTTATAAACCTCAGTGCGGTCGCCTTACAGCAGGAGCATTACGACGAAGCTTTGGATTGGTCAAAGTCTGCGTATCGCGACGCGGTTCAGTTAGGGGCGGATGATCTGACGCAAAGTGCTCTCGGAAATCAAGGGAGTGCCTACTATGGTTTAGGCGATCCAGATAAGGCGCTTGAGTTATTTCTCGAAGCGGAAAATCGCGCAGCACTTTTGGGAAGCACAGAGATACGCATCGCGTGGCTTACTTCAGCCGGCAACGTATATGCCAGCACTGGGCAGCTCCTACTTGCAGAGCGTTCCTATAAGAATGCAATTCAGTTTGCAAGCCAGATCAATAATAAAGAAGAGATAGTAAACGCCTCAATGGATCTGGCACAAATATACAGCGGGTTAACAAGATTAGAGGATGCAGATCACTACGCCAATCAAGCCTGGAAGATGGCGCAGCAAAGCGGTAACCGCGTCGACATGCTTAATTCCCATTTGATCCTGGGCGAGACCGCCGCACTTCGTCATGATTGGGATCGAGCCTCCAACCTTTTGCATGAAGTAGAAACCGCTCCCGATAGCCAGATATCGATGAAGTGGGCAGCAGAACATGCCCTGGCACAGATGTATGAAACTCAGGGCCAGAGATCCTCCGCACAGCACGCATATCAAAGTGCTCTCGCAAGTTTTGAGAGTGCTCGCGCAGAACTAAAGCAGGATGATTCACGCCTGTCCTTTGTGACAAACGCAGCACGCATCTACGACGACTATATTCACTTCCTCATCATGCAGCATAAGTCCGTCGTAGCTCTCGAAGCCGCCGACTGGAGCCGCGCCCGAACACTCGAACAAGGTCTTGGTCTCATCCAGAATTCCAAAAATGTTCAACCCCTTCCGTTCAGTCCGACACAGATAGCCCGCAACGCAAACGCAACTCTGCTCTTCTATTGGCTCGGCGAAAAGCAGTCCTATCTATGGGCCGTCTCTCCAGACAAAACCGAAGTCGTGCCTCTGCCCACAAAGCGCGAAATCAGCTCGATCATCGTTCGTTATAACAACGCGCTGCTCAAACTTGAAGATCCTCTAAAAGATGAGAACAAGGACGGATCAGCCCTCTACAACATGCTCGTAGCACCAGTCTCCGATCTCATTTCCGCGCACCGTCCCGTGATCATTCTTGCCGATGGAGAACTTAGCCAGTTGAATTTCGAAACGCTGCTCGTCTCCTCACCTACACCTCATTACTGGATCGAAGACGCAACCATCCTCTCTGCGCCATCGATTCGCATGGTCACTGCGGCGAAGCCCGCAATAAAAAGCGATGGCAAGCTATTGCTCATGGGCGATGCTGTTTCGCCTGACCCTGATTATCCTGATCTCCCGATGGCATATTCAGAGATTCAACAAATTCAAAAGCATTTTCCCTCATTCAAAGAGGCCGTCTTTACTCGCCAGCACGCCACCCCTGCTGCTTACCTCTCAGCCAAACCGGAGCAATACTCTTACATCCACTTTGTCGCTCACGGAACAGCAAGCCGCCTTAGCCCGTTGGATTCGGCAGTTATTCTTTCCAGCAGCAGAGGAGCCCCGGACGGCTATAAACTTTATGCCCGAGACATCCTCCAGCATCCCATCAACGCGCGCCTGGTCACCATGGCTGCGTGTTACAGCAGCGGAACCCGCTCTTACGCTGGTGAAGGTCTCGTCGGCCTGTCGTGGGCCTTCCTGCGCGCCGGCGCCCATAGCACGATTGGTGCTCTGTGGGATGTGAGCGATGAATCAACGCCGCGATTGATGGACGGTCTCTACAGCGGTCTGGAGAGCGGATTATCTCCTGCCACAGCATTGCGAGCATCCAAGCTGGCGTTGTTGCATTCCAAAGGGAACTTCCGCAGGCCATTCTATTGGGCTCCATTTCAGCTTTATGTCGGCCGGTAGGCGCCCCTGCATGGAGGCGATACAATAATCTTCGTTCTGTGAACGCCATACTTAAACGGATGAGCAGAACTGACCACCGAGTCGTAAATGTTGTGGATGTGCGAAGCCTTTTTGCCTGAAAAGCATCTCACTGCTGTGAGTTCAAGATCTATCTACGAAATTTAAGGAGCTGAAATCAAATGAGCACTGATACAAAGAAGATCGCCCTGATCACCGGAGCAAACAAAGGAATTGGCCTCGAAACAGCTCGCCAGTTGGGGAAGCTGGGTATCACCATATTGGTCGGAGTCCGCGATCTAGCCAAAGGTGAGGCTGCTCTTGCAGAATTAAAAAAAGATGGCGTTGTCGCAAAGCTCTTGAAGCTCGATGTGGATGATCCCGCTGACTACAAGAAGGCATTTGAAGCCATTGAGCAAGAGTTTGGAGTGCTCGATATCCTCATCAATAACGCGGGTATCCTGATCGACTCGCGTAGTGGGAATGCAACGAGCACCACTTCGCCTGAACTGCTGCGAAAGACATTCGACACGAACTTTTTTGCCGTAGTCGCTTTGACTCAGACATTGCTGCCACTGCTGCGCAAGAGCAACGCCGGTCGCATCGTAAACCTCTCCAGCATTCTTGCTTCACTGACGCTGCATGCCACTCCGGGTTCGCCAATCTATGATGCGAAAACCTTCGCTTATGATTCGTCCAAGACGGCACTCAATGCATTCACCATTCACCTCGCTCACGAATTGCAGGGAACAAAGATTAAGGTCAACTCTGCGCACCCAGGCTGGGTTAAAACAGACATGGGCGGTGAAGGCGCAGTGATGGATATCGTAGAAGGCGCAAAGACCTCAGTAGAGCTGGCGACGCTGCCGGATGACGGACCCACTGGCGGATTTTTCCATTTGGGCAATTCGCTCAGCTGGTAATATACGTTCGGCTGTAGAAGCGATACGATCAAATCCCCAACAAAAGAAAATTTAGTTGTCGGGGATTTTCAACAATTGATAACCAACGAACGGAGAGCACAATGAGCGAAGTTTTGTCTCCCGGAACGCAGGCTCCGGATTTTAGTCTACCCGTTACACCTGACCAGAAACTCTCACTCCGGGAGTTGCGCGGCATGCCCGTGATCCTCGCATTTTATCCAGCAGATTGGAGCCCAGTGTGCGGCGATCAAATGGCTCTGTATAACGAGATCCTGCCGGAGTTTCAGAAGCATGGTGCTAAACTGCTGGGCATCTCCGTCGATGGCTCATGGTGTCATGAGGCCTTCACGAAAAATCGCAATCTCCATTTTCCGCTGCTTGCAGATTTTGAGCCCAAAGGTGCAGTGGCACGTAGCTACGGTGCCTATCGCGAAGAGGACGGCATTACCGAACGAGCCCTCTTTGTGATTGATAAAGATGGCATCATTCGTTGGAGCTACTGTTCTCCCATCGCAATTAATCCAGGGGCCGAGGGCATACTTCAGGCGCTTGAAAGCTTGTCAGAATAAGGGAATATTATGGCCAAACTGACCGTTGCTGTTAGTCCGGAAGATCACGCCGAAGGCAATCGTGAAGCCGTATGCACACTGGTTGAATACGGAGACTATGAGTGTCCCCATTGTGGAGCAGCATATCAGGTGGTCAAGCGCCTTCAGAAGCATTTTGGAGATCGCCTCTGCTTCGTCTTTCGTAACTTTCCCCTGAGCCAGATGCATCCCCATGCGGAAGTTGCTGCGCAGACTGCGGAGTTTGCAGGCTCGCACGGTAAGTTCTGGGAGATGCACGATCTGCTTTTCGAAAATCAAAACGATCTCGAACTAGCCAATCTGCATAAGCTGACGAAGCACCTCCATCTTGTGCCGAAGGAGTTAGATACCGCCCTGGAAAGTCAGGCGTATCAGGCACGTGTTCGCGCCGATTTTGTTGGTGGAGTTCGCAGCGGTGTGAACGGGACGCCGACCTTCTTTCTCAACGGCAGACGCATCGATAGAGGGTCAGACTATCAATCTCTTCTTGAAGTAATTGAAGAAGAAATTGCAAAGACTCAATAGTGAATCCAGCATCGCGCAAATCCAAATTGCGCGATGCTGTTTTCAAATACGCGTAAAGTAGAAGCCGTGATAAGAATTGAGCCGAACCTTAGGATGGAACTTCACCGAGAAGGTGCTCTCCGGGCAGTTCCAGTCATCCACCAATCGGTATCCTAGATCTTCTATAGATTTGACGAATGCCTGATGATTGAATATCTGGTAAGGGCAAATGCAAAATCCAATATCCTGCACGGTGAAGAGCGGTGCTTTTTCCCATGTCGGAATACGGTTAATCAACACTGTCTCAGGAAGCTCAGGTAGCTGCCGCAATGTCTCCGCCACCGGAGTTTCAATGTATTGCAAAGTGCCGCTCGAAAAGAAAATATCGAATTTTCCATCCGCACCGGAAAGCCCGGGCAAATCAGGCGTCGCAATAAACTTAAGGCCAGCGCTGGGATTTCCTTCACGTTGAGCTACTTCTTTCCCCGCTTCAATCACTTTGGGCAGATCGCACACGATCCACGAAAACGATTCTGGCAACGGAAAATATTTCAGCGTCGTGTAATACGCCATTCCGATATTCCCGCCTAGATCAAGCACCCGCCCCCCAGGCTTAGCCAGGTTTCGAATGTGCAGAAGAATTGGGTAATCCGCCGGGCGTACACGAGCCGTTGGATAATGCAGGAATACATTCTTCGTCTCTTCCTGGTCGTATCCGATTCGGCACTCTGTCGGAATGGCCGCCAAAGCTGCGGCAAATGATGAATACATCCCTATCCACGGAGTCCTGAAGATCAATGAAAGGGGTGGGCTTTTCAGCAACTTCAGGGTCAGTCTATGCATCTGTTACAGTCCTTGAGAATTCATGTTTCTTGGGTTCGCCCTCAATTTTTTGGGGCTTAGTCTGGTGAACTGGACGATTCCGCAAACTTCGAATTAGCAGGGAATTGCCTGCAATGGTTTCTTTTAGGTTTGCTTCTGCGCAAGGCCTTGTATCGGAGCGTCATTCGTTGCGGAGTCTTCCCACGTGTCTGTTTCAGGAAGCTTATCTCCCTCGCCAGGCGCGAGAAACAAATTCGATTCGAGTGAATGCTGGCGGGTATACAGATCGTAGTAGCGGCCACGCAGCGCATAAAGATCATGATGATTCCCGCATTCCGCCACGCTGCCATTCTCGATCACTAAAATCTGATCCGCGCTTCGAATCGTCGATAAGCGATGGGCAATGACGAAAGTTGTGCGGCCTTCCACAAGGTACTTCAGCCCCTCCTGGATCAACGATTCCGATTCGGAGTCTAGGCTTGAAGTCGCTTCATCCAAAATCAAAATGCGAGGATTCGCAAGGATTGCGCGTGCAATAGAAACACGCTGACGTTGTCCGCCGGAGAGTTTTACTCCGCGCTCTCCTACAATCGTATTGAAGCCACCCGGCAGTCGAACTGCAAACTCATCGACGCGTGCAATCGATGCAGCTCGCATGATTTCCTCATGGGATGCATCCGGACGCGCAAACGCAAGATTCTCGAGGATGGTTCCTTCAAAGAGAAAAGACTCTTGTAAAACTACCCCTAGGCTATTGCGAAATCCCTCTAACTGAAGCGTAGATAAATCGAGCCCGTCTACCAGGATCGTCCCTTCATCCGGCTTATTGAATGCGCAAACCATACCGATAATTGTGGATTTACCAGAGCCCGAAGAGCCGACTAATGCCGTAACCGTCCCCGGCGCTGCATTGAAACTTATGCCATGCAGAACGGTCTTGCCCTTTTCATACGCAAACCGTACATCGCGAAATTCAACATGCCCGCGAATGTCCTGTGGCCTGATCGCAACCGTGCGGTCAGGATCATCATCCTCTTCAGCCTCGCGCAAAATCTCCTGAGTTCTGTCGAGCCCTGCAATCGCTTCGGATATCTGCGTACCGATTGAAACCACCTGCGTAACGGGAGAAACCATGTACACCAGCAGCATCGTGAATGCGACATATGTACCCAGGGTCATCTTTCCCGCATAGATTTCTCTCGTCCCCATGAACATGATGGTTGCAGCAATCAGTCCCACCACTCCGGTGGACATCATGGACGTGAAAGACGTCTTGTTCACTGCGCGCATCACATTCGCAAGCAACCGGTTGGCGCCGCGTGCAAACACCTCAGACTCGCGATTCTCAGCCCGATACGATTTGATAACTCTCACGCCGTTGAGGGATTCCGTCAGGCGCCCAGTCACCTCAGCATTGATCTCCCCGCGTTCTCTTGCAATCGGCCTGATGAT
Coding sequences:
- a CDS encoding CHAT domain-containing protein; translation: MESRVEELSLRSVALTHLDRLAEANQVIAEANRLCDFESYSACGDIIRARGVIALERGEQLEAKRDFLESLKYASTHKDGLLETTALINLSAVALQQEHYDEALDWSKSAYRDAVQLGADDLTQSALGNQGSAYYGLGDPDKALELFLEAENRAALLGSTEIRIAWLTSAGNVYASTGQLLLAERSYKNAIQFASQINNKEEIVNASMDLAQIYSGLTRLEDADHYANQAWKMAQQSGNRVDMLNSHLILGETAALRHDWDRASNLLHEVETAPDSQISMKWAAEHALAQMYETQGQRSSAQHAYQSALASFESARAELKQDDSRLSFVTNAARIYDDYIHFLIMQHKSVVALEAADWSRARTLEQGLGLIQNSKNVQPLPFSPTQIARNANATLLFYWLGEKQSYLWAVSPDKTEVVPLPTKREISSIIVRYNNALLKLEDPLKDENKDGSALYNMLVAPVSDLISAHRPVIILADGELSQLNFETLLVSSPTPHYWIEDATILSAPSIRMVTAAKPAIKSDGKLLLMGDAVSPDPDYPDLPMAYSEIQQIQKHFPSFKEAVFTRQHATPAAYLSAKPEQYSYIHFVAHGTASRLSPLDSAVILSSSRGAPDGYKLYARDILQHPINARLVTMAACYSSGTRSYAGEGLVGLSWAFLRAGAHSTIGALWDVSDESTPRLMDGLYSGLESGLSPATALRASKLALLHSKGNFRRPFYWAPFQLYVGR
- a CDS encoding DsbA family protein, yielding MAKLTVAVSPEDHAEGNREAVCTLVEYGDYECPHCGAAYQVVKRLQKHFGDRLCFVFRNFPLSQMHPHAEVAAQTAEFAGSHGKFWEMHDLLFENQNDLELANLHKLTKHLHLVPKELDTALESQAYQARVRADFVGGVRSGVNGTPTFFLNGRRIDRGSDYQSLLEVIEEEIAKTQ
- a CDS encoding redoxin domain-containing protein, whose translation is MSEVLSPGTQAPDFSLPVTPDQKLSLRELRGMPVILAFYPADWSPVCGDQMALYNEILPEFQKHGAKLLGISVDGSWCHEAFTKNRNLHFPLLADFEPKGAVARSYGAYREEDGITERALFVIDKDGIIRWSYCSPIAINPGAEGILQALESLSE
- a CDS encoding SDR family oxidoreductase, with protein sequence MSTDTKKIALITGANKGIGLETARQLGKLGITILVGVRDLAKGEAALAELKKDGVVAKLLKLDVDDPADYKKAFEAIEQEFGVLDILINNAGILIDSRSGNATSTTSPELLRKTFDTNFFAVVALTQTLLPLLRKSNAGRIVNLSSILASLTLHATPGSPIYDAKTFAYDSSKTALNAFTIHLAHELQGTKIKVNSAHPGWVKTDMGGEGAVMDIVEGAKTSVELATLPDDGPTGGFFHLGNSLSW
- a CDS encoding methyltransferase, TIGR04325 family; this encodes MYSSFAAALAAIPTECRIGYDQEETKNVFLHYPTARVRPADYPILLHIRNLAKPGGRVLDLGGNIGMAYYTTLKYFPLPESFSWIVCDLPKVIEAGKEVAQREGNPSAGLKFIATPDLPGLSGADGKFDIFFSSGTLQYIETPVAETLRQLPELPETVLINRIPTWEKAPLFTVQDIGFCICPYQIFNHQAFVKSIEDLGYRLVDDWNCPESTFSVKFHPKVRLNSYHGFYFTRI
- a CDS encoding ABC transporter ATP-binding protein, whose protein sequence is MILSVCLVLMLIGQLARFAVPYCTTVLIDKVIGQHRGDLLHRIILVVVLATAIQAVCAYTLTQKLSRASWNLITDLRIEVQRHISHLPVAFYDVNRAGSLVSRIMSDVEGIRNLIGTGLIDFAGGLLMALIAFIYALHINVKLTLLTVSFMAAFALVQRKVFGIIRPIARERGEINAEVTGRLTESLNGVRVIKSYRAENRESEVFARGANRLLANVMRAVNKTSFTSMMSTGVVGLIAATIMFMGTREIYAGKMTLGTYVAFTMLLVYMVSPVTQVVSIGTQISEAIAGLDRTQEILREAEEDDDPDRTVAIRPQDIRGHVEFRDVRFAYEKGKTVLHGISFNAAPGTVTALVGSSGSGKSTIIGMVCAFNKPDEGTILVDGLDLSTLQLEGFRNSLGVVLQESFLFEGTILENLAFARPDASHEEIMRAASIARVDEFAVRLPGGFNTIVGERGVKLSGGQRQRVSIARAILANPRILILDEATSSLDSESESLIQEGLKYLVEGRTTFVIAHRLSTIRSADQILVIENGSVAECGNHHDLYALRGRYYDLYTRQHSLESNLFLAPGEGDKLPETDTWEDSATNDAPIQGLAQKQT